The sequence AGATGGGCAATCAAATTTGTGGGGggaacatttatttaatgttatttttatgttAGAAAGCACAACTTCCAAACAGTTGAGTGGTGCTGCCTATTGAAAGTGTCAAGTATCTGCTTTTGTACTTAAGTATCCCAGTGACTGCGCTCACTACTACTAACTTTCACATTACATCGAGTCTGGGAATTCACTCCCCCCctattctctgtcactcttggcTAACTGTCCTTAATTGGCTCCCACGGCCATGGCCTTTTCCTCTACCTCTGTCTGCTGCCTGGAATGTAACATGTTTAGCGACTCCCCAACACCCTTCAATGGGCACAAAACTTGCAATAAGTGTAGGCTACTGGCAAGCCTGGAAGCGAGGATATCTGTAATTGAATCGCGTCTCCTCAGCTTAGACCATATTACCTCGTTAGCCCAAACTAGCGAAACCCAGCATGTAGATGAAACTAAATTAACTACAAACCGTTTCTCCCCAATTAATATCACCGATGCTGATGATAAAGTTCTCGTAATTGGTGATTCCACCCTGAGACATATTAAACTCGCAACCCCGTCACAAACAGTGAGCTGTATATCCGGAGCTAGAGCAAATGACATCGAATCCCACTTAAAACTAATCGCCAAACGGAGATTCTCTAAAATTATTATTCACACAGGCGTAAACGATGTCCGCCTACGACAATCGGAAACCACCAAACTAAACTTCGCATCGCTACTCAATACCGCTACACAAATGGCAGACTCTGTAGTGTGTTCGGGCCCTATGCCCATAAACCGCGGTGACGAGATGTACAGCAGGCTATCCTCACTTAATAACTGGTTAGCAGAATGGTGCTCATACAATAACGTAGATTTCATAAATAACTGGCCAACTTTTTGGAGGAAGCCTGGGCTACTGCAGAAGGATGGCATCCACCCCTCCTGGGAGGGTGCTacactcctctctcaaaacGTAATACAACACCTAGCCCAAACCTACTACTGACAACCCAAAATTAGCACTGGAAGGCAGACCACACTAACTTCGGCTGCACCAGTACACTCTTTGCCCATATTAAACCATATACAAACGGTATCTATACCCAGAACGTACAAACCCAACGCAAATCACACTAAAAGAAGTATTAATCAGAATAATCTAATAAAGATACAAACTTTATCAGCACACAATGAAACTTGGGCCTTATTAACATTCGGTCCTTAACATCAAAAGGTGCACTTATAAATGAGCTGATAACggacaacaacattcaaatacttttcctaactgaaacctggctaaaaccagatgaattcctagccttaaatgagtccacccctccaagtcatgttaactgccacatcccccgcagcacagggcgtggaggtggagtagctacaatttcccttgctaacctatgtatttccccaagacctacatttaaatttgcatcatttgaagtcctagtacttcatcttatgcatccaatctcaaaagccactcagccggtcactcttgtgacactatatagaccaccaggcccctacactgaattttttatctgaattttccgacttcctatccgccctggttgtaaactctgataaaatcctcatagtgggagattttaatatccacatggataatgaaaataatagccttacaattgcattccaatcactaatagactctatcgggttctcccaacacgtaaacacaccaacccaccatcataatcacaccattgaccttgtattaacacatggCCTAGAAATTGACCGCCCTCTAGTTCTACCCCAAAATATTGCCCTTTCAGGTCATGAAATTAGATCTCCGTCCAACAACGGAATTAACCCACTTCTACAGCCGTTGTCTGTccgacaggactacagcagaattcatatcaaaactaccagtcactcttgccacagctcctaccactggcaaagtaaatgacgaacgcacacccccaccccatatcgacctactaacgaatggcgtcatacatgcgctccactcaacccttgaTGCTGTTgctaaaaaagagaataagaaaactgaaaagactggccccatggtacactgatcagactcgtgcactttaacaaaccacacgaaaactagaaaaaaaatggtactccaccaaacttgaggtattccacctggcatggaaggatagtcttctaagctataaacgagtactttctgaggcGAAATCGGCTTACTACTCTTCACtgattgataataataaaaacaaccccaagttcctatttaacaccatttctaggctaacaaaaaaccacaatacaatcgatcattctgttcccataagctttagtggtaatgatttcatgacctttttcaataacaaaattctaacaataagagaacaaattcatagtctcctccccctctatgaccttacacctcttccaaaatgccctatggctatggcaacacccccttaacctggtgctctccttgaatccttcgcacccattgacctccctgaactaaactccctgatcctctcatctaaatcatcgacgtgcctactagaccctatccccacaaaacttcttaaacatgcactacccttattaagtgagacattacttaatgtaatgaataatttactaatttcaggatacgtccccaaatcattcaaaatagcagtgatcaaaccatctctcaaaaaacctaaccttgatcctgataatctagctaactatagacccatatccaatctccccttcttgtcaaaaatacttgaaaaaatagtagctaagcaagTTACTTCCtttttacaccaaaacaaaatcgaagaaaccctccaatctggctttagagcccaccacagcactgaaacggccttagtcaaagtcctgaatgacctactaatcgcatccgaccatgggtgcacctcaatactagttctcctagaccttagtgccgccttcgacactatagaccaccatatcctattacagagacttgaacatcatgttggcatcaaaggctgtgccctatcctggtttagatcttacctctctgatcgccatcaattcgttcaggtccatgagaagtcatccaatcacactagagtaagctacggtgttccccaaggctctgtcctcggaccactgctcttttccctttacatgctatccttaggtgctgtcataaggaaccatgacattaacttccactgctatgctgatgacacccaactctacctatccatgaaacctgatgaaattgtacatttacccaagatagaaacttgcctgcaagatgtaaaatttTGGattggctaacaacttcctgctcctcaactctgataaaactgaggttatgcttgtaggccccgatcaattgagaatgacactatctagccatctatccacatttgatggcatcccaacacccaatactagcatcaaaaaccttggggtaactatcaaccaagaccttctacttgactcacacataaaacagatctcaaagacatcattttttcatttacgcaatattgccaaaattagaaaagtcctatccctccaagatgcagaaaaactaatccacacatatattacttcccgactagattactgcaatgctctcctgtccggatgcagcatcaactcaataaagagcctccaacttatacagaacgctgctgcccgtacactcaccagaactaaaaaatatgagcacatctcacctgtacttgcctctctgcattggctccctgtcaaaagtagaattgatttcaactgctaacatacaaagccctaaatgacctggctccaaactaccttaaggaattagttgtcccctactgccctccaagaccgctccgttcccagagtgctggcctccttgtaattccaagaatatcaaaaaccacagtaggaggcagagcctttagctgccgagcccccctcctctggaataatctccctgcctccatgcatgcagatgcagacaccctaccgatattcaaatcgagactaaagacattcctcttcagtgcatcctatagccataagtaactgcgtcaactaagcctaggggctgagcaggggcgagagacaacaaggccaatcccggcatggaggttaccctgcccattttggtggcgcgcatctcatccctcactcctgtgatgcttttccatagggccacttggtagataggtaaacagatgctagtgtctAGAacctaggccaacccttaagggacaattaagaacatcagaaacccattggtggattaaaaaaaaataaaaaaatagatacactcccgctctgcccctgtcctgcttagttgggcctgggggctgagcgggtgagagagacaatgccaaacacggcagggaggctgtcctgccagacccgCTGGCGCACcacttagttctctcaatcctgtgatgctttccatggaccacttggtagataggtaaacagatgctagtgtaagacaaaattacataaaccaaacaaatctaaacacatgtaatacccccctaatcaactaaactggactaaaatctaaataatatattaaataatatttccttacacccagccaggcagcccctctccctctctctctcgctctctctctccctcccctctcatatcacattgctaatgcttataataatactgataaaatggccatattgtctactgtaaatctactacccaaaggtatctccttatctgtttctgaaataaatgtctactaacaaaaatgttctctctcccttgtagcatgttccaattgctgatggaagtggaaacattgctcctcacccccactactcctcaactacgcatatggacagccaaactctacccactcactctgttctttttctttttctcctaatccagactatcttcgctatgggacgctgctgtaatctctccacccggtctacccgtagaaaccctctgccaattgcaccaaccgccaccgcactgccgtacacttactctacctcataccctatgctagcatttatatacaatatataatattgccaccatcaatatgtttctctgttcctactccccttacccctgtaacagtaaacctttgagcacagtgtatacccactaaactggtcttgtttgtatcatgtatttaccaccggatgtctgtatatatattatgtacacctaccaaatgcaggatatgtacaacacctgttgtttcccatccccttctgccacacaaccctccccccccccccccccccttatgtgccgtggttctgcttaaggttccttcctgactaacagggagttttttcttccccgtgttgccaatgtgcttgcactaagggggttcaggctctgggctctgtaaagcgcctagagacaattgtattgttatggcgctatataaataaaaaaattgaaattgaattgaagtaGTGTAAAGTTATGATGAACTGTTGGGGATCAAAGAGAGCGTGACTAAAACACCCTCTATTATCCTTCATGCTTACTACCAGTGGGAAGTCCAATTAGGAGATGGCACACATTCCTTGGTTAATTATTACATAGGGAACCaaatatggggggggggaatatTATTTATGAATATATGACAGAAAGCACAGCATTTGAATGGTAAAGATGTGTTGCCAGTTTTAAGTGGAGCAAATCCCTTATGATGAGAATGTACTGTTAGGAACTCATCTTGAAAGGCAAGGCACACAGAGTAAAGACAGTTAGACAATACTCTCTCTGGCATCCCAATGAATGCAGTCAAGCCTAGACTGTACTCGTCAAATCAAACCGACAGTGTTTCTAATCAAATGTAATGGGGCCATCATCATTTGCGGTCATCTTTTGCAGAAACCCCAAGATCGAgtcaaaaaacacagaggaccaATTCTGAAACCTTGACAGTGTTTAGTCAAACAGGACTTTCTCCACTTTAATGTATAAAAAGATGTATTAAAAGGTCTGACACATGGAACATTATGTTATCATATAAATAATTACAGAATAgatctaaaataaacaaatgaatggctCCATGTAGAGAGTGTAAATGTGGTTGTGCAAAACAATGGTTTTGGTCTGAATGAATGCAATGGATGTCATCGTAGAACAGAGGTGttgaacatacagacacacagtttttGGGGGACACCCTTGAGGTCATTTTGAAGGCAGCGCTGGCAGCTCTTATGATGGTTGAGGTGCTTCAGTTGCTGTTGAGAGGGGTAAAAAAGTAGAAACTCAAGGTAAGCAGAAGCTTAATGGCTTTTATTTTaagggacaaaaacaaagaacacCTATCAGAGGCATATTTCCTGTGACTATGGTGTAGCCTAACATGTAGTAACTGTGGAGCACCCTTAAGGCCAGTGGTTTTGAAATGACTGCTCTTTAATATGTTTGGCTTGAATATCATGTAGAGTCACAAGTAACTTACCTATAATGAAATTGGTGTCTAcagcaaaaaaacacatgcagtgCGCAGTAATAATTTCAGGAATGTCTGGACATGACACATGTATTAAAGAGTATGCTCACTAATTTACTACTTTTTCGTTAATTTTATGGCACTGGGCACAACACATAAGGTGTGTGAGTTTAGCATCCTGTGATAATAAACCTTAAAATTGTAGATAATGGACTAAATTTAAATCAGAAAATGGCCACTTCATTCTCAATATTTTGGTTTTTCAGTCCATCTCATTATACTCATTTTACCGTGATTGAACAGGAGTCCTATTACCCATGGAAACACTGTACACACAGTAGCAAACAAATGCTTCAACTCAGGGGACAAGGAGACGTACGAACTCACCTAGTGCACTAATGTCAACTGTCTCGGCGCAGGCTGCAAAGCGTGCCACCTCTGGTGAACAGGCCTGGGCGGCTGTCTGGTTCTCTCGCAAGCAACGTTCAAACCGCATGAACTCTCCAGCACAGTCTGTTCGGATCTTCTGAATCACCGGGCTGCCAACAGCAAGAAGGGTTACACAGACAGGTCAAAAATGAACAGCAATGCTCATCAAATACCCATGACAGACAGAGCCTGAGACCAATACATTTACTTCCCACACTCACTGTGAGGATGTACAATGTGCCACTTTTAGTTTAAGTTCATGGCACTTCTCCTGCCATGTTGATGGGTTAGAGGATACACAGGCTCCATActtttccatttctttgtgGCAGAACCGAGCCTTGATCTCCATAGCCGCCTGCCTGTTGGcaagaaaacagtaaacagtGCATTTAAGATGTCCATATCGCTCCAAGGCTCCAAAACTACTACGGCCCTGGGTACCACGTTACCAGACTGACAATAACTCACAAACTCACTAGTTACTTCAGCGAAGTAAAGGTGGTACCATTAT is a genomic window of Clupea harengus chromosome 1, Ch_v2.0.2, whole genome shotgun sequence containing:
- the LOC116222363 gene encoding coiled-coil-helix-coiled-coil-helix domain-containing protein 5-like; this translates as MQAAMEIKARFCHKEMEKYGACVSSNPSTWQEKCHELKLKVAHCTSSHPVIQKIRTDCAGEFMRFERCLRENQTAAQACSPEVARFAACAETVDISALATEAPQPS